A region from the Capra hircus breed San Clemente chromosome X unlocalized genomic scaffold, ASM170441v1, whole genome shotgun sequence genome encodes:
- the LOC102187130 gene encoding protein ARMCX6-like, which produces MPNPGDEADMGHGHDAKDIKNFCCAVGLSKGPFIQGKVLLAEPKDARFSFSHDINSHLASLSIAGNTIPTPDPAVEDGKALCGPDNLNAGVENQGQMKMCISQVCRETVSLCCNSFLQQAGLNLLISMTVINNMLAKSVSGLMLPLIPEGSECAEGQVVKPLTGLSEKPALSGELLRAQVLCPFLPLFVRNTNRQLLSETLAS; this is translated from the exons ATGCCAAATCCTGGGGATGAGGCTGACATGGGACATGGGCA tgatgctaaagatattaaaaatttctGTTGTGCTGTTGGCCTCTCCAAGGGCCCTTTCATTCAGGGAAAAGTATTGTTAGCTGAGCCCAAGGATGCCAGATTTTCATTTAGCCATGATATCAACAGTCATTTGGCCAGCCTCTCCATTGCTGGAAACACAATCCCGACTCCCGACCCTGCTGTTGAGGACGGAAAGGCTTTGTGTGGCCCGGATAACTTGAATGCAGGTGTGGAAAATCAGGGCCAGATGAAGATGTGCATCAGCCAAGTGTGTCGGGAGACCGTGTCTCTTTGCTGCAACTCATTTCTGCAGCAGGCTGGATTAAATTTGTTAATAAGCATGACAGTTATTAATAACATGCTTGCCAAGTCCGTTTCAGGCTTGATGCTTCCTTTGATACCAGAGGGAAGTGAATGTGCTGAGGGGCAGGTTGTGAAACCCCTGACGGGTTTGTCTGAAAAGCCAGCCTTGTCGGGGGAGTTGCTGAGAGCCCAAGTGCTATGCCCCTTCCTGCCCCTCTTTGTCAGGAACACAAACAGACAGCTTCTCTCAGAAACCCTGGCCTCTTAA